CTGGGACACGCAAAGAACAACCTTCAAGAATCAAAGACCTCAGTGCTAGCAACCGCCCTCATCAGAGCTACCAACAAAAACGATGAAAATATAACTCTAAGAGCCCTGATTGACCCAGGATCACAAGCCTCTTTCATCACAACGGCCGCAGCTCAAGCATtgggaaaacaaaaaatcaaacaaaacgCTGAAATAACCGGCCTAGGAAATACCGCTACGGAATCCAGGTGGAAAATAAATACGAACATTACACCCAACTTCGACAGTGAATTTGCGATGGACGCTGAGCTCAATGTAATAGGCAAAGTTACAAATAATATGCCATCCACTCACCTTTATACCAAAATCAACTGGGACAATATACAACTCGCAGATCCATTATTCCATGTACCAGGTCCAATCGACGTTCTACTCGGAATTGACTACTTCTCCAAGTATATGAAGTCGGGATTCAAGGCAACAGAGGATGGACTAGTGGCACAAAACACTCACTTCGGATGGATATTAGTGGAACCGCATCATCGAGTCCACAACTTCGTGTAACAAGCTTGATCACGAATTTGAACGAAAATTCACAACTCACAAAATTCTGGAACATCGAAGAAGCAGAAAATTCCGAGGAAACAACAAACGACGATACTTTCGTCGAAGAATTTTACTCCAACACCTTTCGACGGGACGAGCACGATTACACTGTGAAACTTCCATTCAAGAAAAGTAAAACTCAGCTGGGAGAATCGAAGCAGAGGGCACTGGCACGACTATTTCAATTGGAAAACAAGCTGGATAAAGACGAAAAGCTCAGAACTATGTATAAAGAATTCATGCAGGAATACATTGCGCTAGGTCATATGAAAATTGCTAGCTCAAATAATTCAGCGAAGAGGTATTATATTCCACATCAACCTGTATTGAAAGAAGAACGTGATACGACAAAGCTAAGAGTCGTATTCGATGCAAGCGCAAAGACAAGTACCGGACTCAGCCTAAACGACATACTTCACACAGGACCTAAACTACAGCAAGATCTCATAGATATTCTGATAAGATGGCGAAAACACAAAATAGCCATAACAGCTGACATCGAGAAAATGTAAAGGCAGGTGAAATTGGACAGAGAAAACCAGCCATTACACTCTatactctggagaaacactaAAGATGAGCCAATTCAAACCTACGAATTAACCACTGTAACCTACGGTACAGCACCAGCAGCTTACCTGGCCATAAGAACAATGAGACAACTAGCTACAGATGAAAAGAAAAACCACCCCCTTGCGGCTGAAATAGTGCTACGGGATTTCTACGTGGACGATCTTCTGAGTGGCGCTGACACCATTGAAGAAGCACGACATATACAAAAGGAAGTAACTGACCTACTCAAAAAGGGAGGATTCAATATAAGAAAGTGGAAATATAACGTACTGACCGAAAGCAAATCCACCGTCACGCTGGACGACAAAAATGGACCAACCAAGACGCTCGGTATAACATGGACTCCCAGAGAAGATAATATTCAGTATCTAATAAAACGAAACTCCGAACATCGGttaacaaaaagaaaaatcttATCAGAAATCGCCACAATCTTCGATCCTCTTGGATTATTATCTCCAGTCATTATACAGGCGAAACTGTTAAtgcaagaaatatggaaaaccaACACATCTTGGAATGAACCACCACCAGAGCACATCAGGAACACctggaaaaacttcagaaacgagcttccaaaattagaagaaattcAAGTTCAACGCTGGATTCACCTACGGCGTGGTCAACCCTTGGAAATACATGGATTCTCAGATGCATCCCTGAAAGCATATGGCGCTGCAGTATACATAAAAACAACAGACACAAATGGGAACACCCACGTAGGACTCCTGGCCTCCAAATCAAAAGTATCACcactaaaaaatacaaagacaATCCCGCAGTTAGAACTCTGCGCAGCCCTTCTTCTAGCCAAACTCATCAAACGCTGCGTTACGGCCCTGAATCACAACAATTCGAAAATATTCACCTGGTCCGACTCTCAAGTAGTAATATCATGGATAAACGCTGACGCTGGAAAGTGGAAAATGTTCGTCGCGAACAGAGTTCGAGAAATCCATAACCTGCTAGGTCAAGGTCACTGGTACTACGTAAGGTCAGCCGATAATCCGGCAGATTTAATCTCACGAGGATTGAGACCCAGCGCGCTTGCAAGCAATAACCTTTGGTGGAATGGACCCGAATGGCTAAAGCATGGACTGAAAGAAGAAATCCATCTACAATTACTCCCTTC
Above is a window of Coccinella septempunctata chromosome 5, icCocSept1.1, whole genome shotgun sequence DNA encoding:
- the LOC123312981 gene encoding uncharacterized protein LOC123312981 — encoded protein: MRQLATDEKKNHPLAAEIVLRDFYVDDLLSGADTIEEARHIQKEVTDLLKKGGFNIRKWKYNVLTESKSTVTLDDKNGPTKTLGITWTPREDNIQYLIKRNSEHRLTKRKILSEIATIFDPLGLLSPVIIQAKLLMQEIWKTNTSWNEPPPEHIRNTWKNFRNELPKLEEIQVQRWIHLRRGQPLEIHGFSDASLKAYGAAVYIKTTDTNGNTHVGLLASKSKVSPLKNTKTIPQLELCAALLLAKLIKRCVTALNHNNSKIFTWSDSQVVISWINADAGKWKMFVANRVREIHNLLGQGHWYYVRSADNPADLISRGLRPSALASNNLWWNGPEWLKHGLKEEIHLQLLPSDTQEVTKELK